The following proteins are encoded in a genomic region of Paenibacillus sp. FSL R7-0273:
- the ispE gene encoding 4-(cytidine 5'-diphospho)-2-C-methyl-D-erythritol kinase, which yields MKMYEKAPAKINLMLDVLRKRADGFHEVEMIMTMVDLADRLELSELKRDSIIISSQAGYIPLDEKNLAFQAARLIKDRYNVKSGVHIHLDKRIPVAAGLAGGSSDAAATLRGLNRLWRLGIPSQELQELGAELGSDVPFCVTGGTALATGRGEKLTPIPNPPQCWVILAKPPINVSTAEVYGRVRANQIAVHPSASGMQQAIEAGDFGAVCAGLGNVLEDVTLKLHPEVQQLKEAMVKLGADGVLMSGSGPTVFGLVSKQSKVARIYNGLRGFCKEVYAVRSLT from the coding sequence TTGAAAATGTATGAGAAAGCGCCGGCCAAAATCAATTTGATGCTGGATGTGCTTCGTAAGCGCGCTGACGGGTTTCATGAAGTGGAAATGATAATGACAATGGTCGATCTGGCGGACCGTCTGGAGCTGTCGGAGCTGAAGCGTGATTCCATTATCATCTCAAGCCAGGCCGGATATATTCCGCTAGACGAGAAGAACCTGGCCTTTCAGGCTGCAAGGCTGATTAAGGACCGCTACAATGTAAAGAGCGGAGTACATATTCATCTGGACAAAAGAATTCCGGTTGCCGCCGGGCTTGCCGGCGGCAGCAGTGATGCCGCAGCCACGCTGCGCGGCCTGAACCGGCTCTGGCGGCTTGGTATTCCTTCTCAGGAGCTGCAGGAGCTCGGAGCCGAGCTTGGCTCCGACGTTCCGTTCTGTGTCACAGGAGGCACTGCTCTGGCTACCGGACGGGGGGAGAAGCTCACGCCGATCCCGAACCCGCCGCAGTGCTGGGTCATTCTGGCCAAGCCTCCGATCAACGTCTCTACTGCTGAGGTATACGGGCGCGTGCGGGCTAATCAGATCGCCGTGCATCCTTCCGCATCGGGTATGCAGCAGGCGATTGAAGCTGGCGACTTCGGGGCGGTCTGTGCCGGTCTTGGCAATGTGCTGGAGGATGTGACCCTGAAGCTGCACCCTGAGGTCCAGCAGCTCAAGGAAGCTATGGTGAAGCTGGGAGCAGACGGAGTGCTGATGTCCGGCAGCGGGCCGACTGTGTTCGGCCTGGTTTCGAAGCAGTCCAAGGTTGCGAGAATCTACAACGGGCTGCGCGGCTTTTGCAAGGAAGTGTATGCTGTACGTTCCCTGACTTAA
- the yabG gene encoding sporulation peptidase YabG: protein MNLGDLVVRKSYGGDVTFRVENIVQNAAVIKGTEFRLLADSPLDDLVQVPPTRITERGQQAQIKATESLSKLRRDRQEQSERSGESAAGGWAQAPKEAAYFEVPGKVLHLDGDPLYLRKSLSLYEQLRIPAEGHHVHESKMADTLYRLLPRVRPDIVVITGHDGVLKQTHTYDLYSLNSYKNSQHFVAAIQAAREYERNFDALTIVAGACQSHFEALLGTGANFASSPGRILIHALDPVYVAAKAAFTSVRETVNLGDVLNHTISGSKGMGGIETRGSFRIGMPRLQNLSTLKVTPSVI, encoded by the coding sequence ATGAATTTAGGAGACTTGGTCGTTCGTAAATCATATGGCGGAGATGTGACCTTCCGGGTAGAAAATATAGTGCAGAATGCAGCTGTTATCAAGGGGACTGAGTTCCGCCTGCTGGCGGATTCCCCTCTGGATGATCTGGTGCAGGTGCCGCCTACCCGGATTACCGAGCGCGGGCAGCAGGCTCAGATTAAGGCTACAGAGTCCCTTAGCAAGCTGCGCAGGGACCGCCAGGAGCAGAGCGAGCGCAGCGGCGAGAGTGCGGCCGGAGGTTGGGCGCAGGCCCCTAAGGAAGCAGCGTATTTTGAAGTGCCGGGCAAGGTGCTGCACCTGGACGGGGACCCGCTCTATCTGCGGAAAAGCCTGAGCCTCTACGAGCAGCTGCGGATTCCGGCGGAAGGGCATCACGTGCATGAATCCAAAATGGCGGATACGCTGTACCGGCTGCTTCCGCGTGTCCGTCCGGACATCGTGGTTATCACAGGCCATGACGGTGTGCTTAAGCAAACCCATACTTATGATCTTTACAGCCTGAACAGCTACAAAAATTCACAGCATTTTGTAGCGGCAATTCAGGCCGCCCGGGAGTATGAGCGTAATTTTGATGCGCTTACGATTGTAGCCGGAGCCTGCCAGTCCCACTTTGAAGCGCTGCTTGGCACTGGAGCCAACTTTGCCAGCTCGCCGGGGAGAATCCTGATCCATGCGCTGGACCCGGTCTATGTTGCAGCCAAGGCTGCTTTTACCTCGGTCCGTGAGACAGTGAACCTGGGAGATGTGCTGAATCACACCATTAGCGGAAGCAAGGGGATGGGCGGCATTGAAACACGGGGAAGCTTCAGAATCGGCATGCCGCGGCTGCAGAACCTGTCTACGCTGAAGGTAACGCCCTCGGTCATTTAG
- the spoVG gene encoding septation regulator SpoVG translates to MQITDVRLRRVNSEGRMKAIASITIDNEFVVHDIRVIDGNNGMFVAMPSKRTPDGEFRDIAHPISSGTREKIQSAVLAEYDRAATEEEEVIEEGA, encoded by the coding sequence ATGCAAATTACGGATGTCAGACTCCGCCGCGTCAACTCTGAGGGGAGAATGAAAGCAATCGCATCCATTACCATCGATAACGAGTTTGTTGTTCATGACATACGCGTCATCGACGGTAATAACGGGATGTTCGTTGCGATGCCCAGCAAGCGTACACCAGACGGTGAATTCCGCGACATCGCACACCCGATTTCTTCGGGAACACGCGAGAAGATTCAATCTGCGGTATTGGCCGAGTACGATCGCGCCGCTACGGAAGAAGAGGAAGTTATCGAAGAGGGAGCATAA
- the purR gene encoding pur operon repressor — MKKLKRSQRLVDMTQFLLEKPHDLLPLSTFSDRYGAAKSSISEDLAIIKEVFEGEGIGELQTLAGAAGGVRYIPRIPAEMALEFVNRLCGELEQSDRILPGGYLYMSDLLGLPSVMEQAGKIIATAFYGVEIDVVMTVETKGIPLAYATAAQLGLPVVLVRRDHQVTEGSAVSINYVSGSHKSIHTMSLSRRALREKSRVLIVDDFMKAGGTVRGMVDLLGEFNAEVAGVGVLVESGAVETEERLLHDYVSLVKLTEVDSKGRRISAHPGNYFSS; from the coding sequence GTGAAAAAATTAAAAAGAAGCCAGCGTTTGGTTGATATGACCCAGTTTTTACTTGAGAAGCCGCATGACCTGCTGCCGTTGTCCACCTTTTCGGACCGGTATGGTGCGGCAAAGTCATCCATTAGTGAAGATCTGGCTATTATAAAAGAGGTATTTGAAGGTGAAGGTATAGGCGAGCTGCAGACACTGGCCGGTGCGGCCGGAGGGGTCCGTTATATTCCGCGTATACCTGCAGAGATGGCCCTGGAATTTGTAAACCGTCTGTGCGGGGAGCTGGAGCAGAGTGACCGGATTCTGCCCGGCGGTTATTTGTACATGTCCGATCTGCTCGGCCTTCCTTCAGTAATGGAGCAGGCCGGCAAAATTATTGCAACAGCCTTCTACGGTGTGGAGATTGACGTCGTAATGACCGTTGAGACAAAAGGAATCCCGCTCGCCTACGCTACAGCAGCCCAGCTGGGCCTGCCCGTAGTGCTGGTGCGCCGTGACCATCAGGTGACAGAAGGCTCAGCAGTGAGCATTAATTATGTGTCCGGCTCGCATAAGAGCATTCATACGATGTCCCTGTCGAGACGTGCGCTGCGTGAGAAGTCACGGGTGCTGATTGTCGATGACTTTATGAAGGCGGGCGGCACTGTACGCGGTATGGTGGATCTGCTCGGCGAATTCAACGCAGAGGTTGCCGGAGTAGGTGTGCTGGTCGAGTCAGGAGCAGTGGAGACTGAAGAGCGTCTGCTGCATGACTATGTATCGCTGGTGAAGCTGACTGAGGTGGATTCCAAGGGGCGGAGAATTTCTGCACATCCCGGCAACTATTTCTCCTCTTAG
- the veg gene encoding biofilm formation stimulator Veg, whose amino-acid sequence MANNALLEIKRSLEAHVGHKITLRANGGRRKTVERTGVLEETYPSVFIVKLDQEQQTFKRVSYSYADILTESVEITVCEDDGQMQVVYIKA is encoded by the coding sequence ATGGCTAATAACGCGCTGTTGGAAATTAAACGCAGTCTCGAAGCTCATGTCGGTCATAAAATTACGTTGCGGGCTAACGGTGGCCGCCGTAAGACTGTTGAACGCACCGGTGTCCTGGAAGAAACGTACCCTTCTGTTTTTATTGTCAAACTGGATCAGGAGCAGCAGACCTTTAAGCGTGTCTCCTATAGCTACGCCGATATCCTTACCGAATCTGTGGAAATCACAGTCTGTGAAGATGACGGGCAGATGCAGGTTGTGTATATTAAAGCTTAA
- a CDS encoding small, acid-soluble spore protein, alpha/beta type, producing MSRRKRGMMSEELKTELAKELGFYDTVQKDGWGGIRAKDAGNMVKRAIQLAEQAARKSEL from the coding sequence ATGAGCCGCAGAAAACGGGGTATGATGTCAGAGGAGCTGAAGACAGAGCTGGCCAAGGAGCTTGGCTTCTATGACACGGTGCAAAAGGACGGCTGGGGCGGGATCCGGGCCAAGGATGCAGGCAATATGGTGAAGCGGGCTATACAGCTTGCCGAGCAGGCTGCCCGTAAGTCAGAGCTGTAG
- a CDS encoding 3D domain-containing protein, which produces MGVFQPEVSHDSQSSSRSFALRLKQVNPRVLSLAGAVSIVIALLIMLYVYGQGNKVINLVIDGEVRTLETREALLSDVLAKEQITLTPHDVVSIGLTAEIQDGDRVTITRAQKLTLTADGATKTLYTTEDSLGDAITKLGYSMDGDDKIFPSLDTAVTPDMKVKIVRITKQTVQQTVSLPFKVIKTADPSLYKGDVRVAQAGKPGAIIQHYQKIYQDGELVSKTMIGKEVQTVTKDKIIAVGTKKLPTPVVAAATTTTKTKSTTSSSAKKVAATTNVVHKAGVDFQYKKMIKNVSMTAYSSEEPGIGTKTASGTRVTEGRTIAVDPNVIPIGWWVYIEGLGFRRAEDTGGAIKGNKIDVYYDSLSHARNFGRKSRTVYVIGPVKPELN; this is translated from the coding sequence ATGGGCGTATTCCAACCAGAAGTATCCCATGATTCGCAATCATCCAGCAGGTCTTTCGCATTACGGTTAAAGCAAGTGAATCCCCGCGTACTTTCGCTTGCAGGTGCGGTATCGATTGTTATCGCGCTGTTAATTATGCTCTACGTATACGGTCAGGGAAATAAAGTAATTAACTTAGTAATAGACGGAGAAGTGCGTACGCTCGAAACGCGTGAAGCACTGCTCAGCGACGTGCTGGCCAAGGAGCAGATTACGCTGACGCCGCATGACGTAGTATCTATAGGCCTTACCGCTGAAATACAGGATGGCGACCGTGTTACCATTACCCGTGCCCAGAAGCTTACGCTTACTGCAGACGGCGCGACCAAGACGCTTTATACCACCGAGGACTCACTCGGAGATGCCATTACCAAGCTGGGCTACAGCATGGACGGCGACGACAAGATTTTCCCTTCGCTAGATACCGCAGTGACACCTGACATGAAAGTCAAGATTGTCCGTATTACCAAGCAAACGGTACAGCAGACAGTAAGCTTGCCCTTCAAGGTCATCAAAACCGCAGATCCTTCCCTGTATAAGGGAGACGTAAGAGTTGCACAGGCAGGCAAGCCGGGTGCCATCATCCAGCATTACCAGAAGATCTATCAGGATGGTGAGCTGGTCTCCAAGACCATGATCGGCAAGGAAGTGCAGACCGTTACCAAAGACAAGATTATTGCCGTTGGTACCAAGAAGCTTCCGACACCTGTTGTTGCTGCAGCGACAACCACTACGAAAACCAAGTCAACTACCTCCAGCTCAGCTAAAAAAGTAGCGGCAACAACCAACGTCGTGCACAAGGCAGGCGTAGATTTCCAGTATAAGAAAATGATTAAAAATGTATCGATGACTGCATATTCTTCTGAAGAGCCAGGCATTGGAACCAAAACGGCTTCCGGAACACGCGTAACTGAAGGCCGTACTATTGCTGTTGATCCAAATGTTATTCCTATCGGCTGGTGGGTGTACATTGAGGGATTGGGATTCCGCCGTGCAGAGGATACAGGCGGTGCCATTAAAGGCAATAAGATCGATGTTTACTACGATTCACTGAGCCACGCCCGTAATTTCGGACGCAAATCCCGGACAGTCTATGTGATTGGACCCGTGAAGCCGGAACTGAATTAA
- the rnmV gene encoding ribonuclease M5 — MIKELIVVEGKSDTVAVKRAVEADTIETGGSAVDRRVIAKIALAMERRGIIILTDPDHAGERIRKIVSSKVPGCKHAFIPEKDATRKGDIGVENASPEAIRHALANVHTSFEGAPALIGLDELMAAGMLVHPRAAERRMALGNVLGIGYCNGKQLFKRLAMFGITPEEFQTALKQIDQGGNIT, encoded by the coding sequence ATGATTAAAGAACTGATTGTAGTCGAGGGCAAAAGCGACACGGTTGCCGTCAAGCGGGCGGTAGAGGCCGATACGATAGAGACGGGCGGCTCTGCGGTGGACCGCAGGGTCATTGCCAAAATTGCGCTGGCCATGGAGCGCAGAGGGATTATTATCCTAACTGATCCCGACCATGCCGGTGAGCGCATACGCAAGATTGTTTCGTCCAAGGTGCCGGGCTGCAAGCATGCTTTTATTCCGGAGAAGGACGCAACCCGAAAGGGCGATATTGGAGTGGAGAATGCTTCACCAGAGGCGATACGCCATGCGCTTGCCAATGTGCACACCTCCTTTGAGGGAGCGCCTGCGCTAATCGGGCTGGACGAGCTTATGGCTGCAGGGATGCTGGTACACCCGAGAGCGGCAGAGCGGAGAATGGCGCTTGGCAATGTACTTGGCATTGGCTACTGTAACGGCAAGCAGCTGTTTAAGCGGCTGGCCATGTTCGGGATCACCCCGGAAGAGTTTCAAACGGCTCTCAAGCAAATTGATCAGGGAGGCAACATTACATGA
- the rsmA gene encoding 16S rRNA (adenine(1518)-N(6)/adenine(1519)-N(6))-dimethyltransferase RsmA, translating into MSGHDHISSPTRTKEIIQRYGFSFKKSLGQNFLVDQNILDKIVGAAGLSSASGALEIGPGIGALTERLALEAGAVTAVEIDRRLIPILRDVLAAYPHVKVRNDDVLKVNLQELFAEDFAGVDKVSVVANLPYYVTTPILMKLLEEKLPLDNIVVMIQKEVAERMVASPGGKEYGSLSIAVQYYSEPELVCIVPRTVFIPQPNVESAVIRLKVRERPPVEVADEKHFFDVVQAAFTQRRKTIANNLKARFFPGEGRERLEALLAEAGIDPVRRGETLSIAEYARLSEVLLAAGVK; encoded by the coding sequence ATGAGCGGACATGACCATATCTCGTCCCCGACAAGGACGAAGGAAATTATTCAGCGGTACGGATTTTCATTTAAAAAAAGCCTGGGCCAGAACTTTCTGGTTGACCAGAACATTCTGGACAAGATAGTCGGCGCAGCCGGACTCAGCTCAGCTTCAGGTGCCCTTGAGATCGGGCCTGGCATCGGGGCGCTGACAGAACGGCTGGCCCTTGAGGCAGGCGCAGTTACAGCGGTGGAAATCGACCGCAGGCTGATCCCGATTCTGCGGGATGTGCTGGCGGCATATCCTCATGTTAAAGTCCGCAATGATGATGTATTAAAGGTGAATCTGCAGGAGCTGTTCGCTGAGGATTTTGCCGGAGTGGACAAGGTAAGCGTTGTTGCCAATCTGCCTTATTATGTGACAACACCTATACTTATGAAGCTGCTGGAGGAGAAGCTGCCGCTTGATAATATCGTCGTTATGATCCAGAAGGAGGTAGCCGAGCGTATGGTAGCCTCACCGGGCGGCAAGGAATACGGCAGCCTCAGCATTGCAGTCCAATACTACAGCGAGCCGGAGCTGGTCTGTATCGTGCCCCGCACTGTGTTTATTCCGCAGCCTAATGTTGAATCTGCGGTTATCCGGCTGAAGGTGCGTGAGCGGCCTCCTGTGGAGGTAGCCGATGAGAAGCATTTCTTCGATGTGGTGCAAGCCGCCTTTACGCAGCGCCGCAAGACCATTGCCAACAACCTTAAGGCCCGCTTCTTTCCGGGAGAGGGGCGGGAGCGTCTGGAGGCGCTGCTGGCTGAAGCAGGAATTGATCCGGTGCGCCGCGGCGAGACGCTGAGTATTGCCGAGTATGCGCGGCTGAGTGAGGTATTGCTGGCTGCCGGTGTTAAATAG